The following DNA comes from Triticum aestivum cultivar Chinese Spring chromosome 3D, IWGSC CS RefSeq v2.1, whole genome shotgun sequence.
aacttggcaaggttgtattggtcgcacatattttgcatctgacctcttgcattacttctactttgttacaccatctgcttagtttaagcatcatatatgagtatatgccatacctatccattttctgtacctagtccatgtgtcgtcatactatgtttttccagtcaaatgttgttctttcgtaatagatgtccaaaaggaagagggtcattgtagatcctcaaggagtacaaactaggtatttggaaaaggtagtgatacctgttaaatcagatagatcagcagccacagaaaacacaggcccaactgtaacagactttacccctactccagtggccaaacccctattagaactgctgacagcccagcgtcaggtactgtctatgatatgaattcaaaatttgaactcctaaatttctgcatgtgccttaccttctcttgtatggaaactaatttcagatgaatctccttgctcaaaggatcataggatctcacgacaataccgggctctgcattgctcttgtcagtacctcttgccctttgtcagcatacttacactcattgttgtttgattatgtagcatcactgtaaatgttcgcttctttatccttcctttgcttgaaattataagatctatatttactcttagataaatgtagaattaacacaatggttatgaagttttggattgctcatgtaagtacatgttgtcatgtactccctctgtatcgaattaattgttgatcaattggatgtatttagaacttaatagtccTAGATAcgtccatttgagcgacaactaataacggacggtggtggtattactgtacatgcatcgcgagatagttgattgtctagcattagtctgcatcttatctgccctgccctccactttctccaaatatcatatctacatttactcttaccaaaatgttgaataaagccaatgccactgcacacgttgatgtctgcattcctcttgtcagtacctttttccttgtaacattgtacttaattaattgctatttgattatgtatcatcagtctgcacctgagcttcattatcctctatttcttccaatattatttgatctatatttactcgttgcaaaatgtagaataatggcaacgcttataaagaaatttttttggggaatttattgaattatcgttccatcaacatggagaagggctttgtccagcccgtgttaacatgtaatgtaagttcatccttctcaagccttcaaactttgttctagtatagatttggataggcatcatttcctccactgctgtttacatctgattggatgtttgcaacaactaccagttttaaatcgtagttgtaaaaacatgttccttatgcagaacagatccatttatttacttatataattgtgaagcctgttacgtgtctccttgtttctcttccagagtcgtatctcttatgccaggcagaactttaggaaagatagtgagccaaaccatcttgaggacagtgagatgaccccaaggtcctgtcttgatgaagacagtgagttgaagctactcaccagtaggtgtgagacaacctctgtgcagtcgctgccgcaatcagttcgacttcttcagtctcaacttaaagcggaaaggcttgctcagctcagctccgacttgaagtcaaagatgtaatgaagatgtcaggggactgccttgcgcactatggtgccatacagctagggatgaagcatctatcgttgacacaactgaggtctcatcagcttgttcggctgcttgcgggggcccgagcttgccaggtctagtgccttctgaagtgctctcagttttgtatattcttttgtcggcgcgtttatatgcactggtggcgacctttgatgcccagtgtatgtaatccgcggtcatgttgcgctttattatcactgggtagcgaactttgattcctaatatgccgtaatttatttgttgtatagtgtaggtttattctttggtcggtatgctgtaatttaggccggaaggttcagtggatttcggtgttgtcggtcttcaggccggctcgttactcatatgggccaaaacgtgggcctataatcagcttgggccattagcaggtctaaacctatagtagtttcccgcctttaacaggccatgggctacgtatttactgtagtgacactgggcttcctatgggccgtagaaacaatgggcctcctacgggccatagaaacaatgggccttctacgggccatatcatcaatgggccttagacgggccgtatgatcgattggccaaacatgggccaaaaacagactgcattatggccgtaaacaggctagagttggagtcgtccattcatgggccgaccataatgggccgtcgttaataggccatatttgatgacgctatgaaaacggcccaacgtattaacgggccacaaacgggcccactgtaaccacgggctgaatttggcccacaagcagaaaatggcagtaacgggccgtaagtaaccgaatgctggaaatgagcccaagaataaatgggccctgagaaggccaaaagataacatgggctgcaaacggcccaatggattaatgggccgttaatgggtataaagtgatacattgttcattacgggccagtttcaccacgggccgttaatgggccaagagttacgaagggcctcatctgggccgaaagatgtcatgggccatacatgggccggaacttaaaatgggctggaatcatattggacggcccagatgacgctacttggcctaattcggataggtcgtaatgggccctgggttagcgggctgtaaatgggctatatgcgaacaggccgttaacaggctttccgtgggccggcccgccaccttttgaccaagtcaaacgggccggccttttcacaggaatgggcctttgttgggccgtgccacgtatcgacgtatcataggcgccttctgtccaatgagtggatgacatctgtcccaacggtgagccgacacgtgtttcctccagccaatgatgattttacacgtggaaaatccccattggtcggggctgttagcgggttatcgaatccaaaaccggacccgatagcttaacggcgttccgttacggtggatgccacgtgtcggtcacccttgacgaaagcacttctgtgacgcgtgatttatcgtcatggaagtggacacttccgtgatgataattttggtaatgtcatggaacacttctacgacagcacaggtatgactatcttgattctatcataaaattgtcatggatgtatatgcatgacaaaaaatgcgacctactgtgacaaacacgtatcatcacggaagtgtattttttgtagtgtggtgAGGACTCCCTGATTTGGCAACATGAATCCAAAGGTGAGTACACAGCTGGGTCTTTGTATAGTATAATTAACTTTAGAGGTGTGCAACCCATTTACATTCCTTCAGTTTGGTCTATTAAAATCCCCCCTAGAGTCCAAGTTTTTCTGTGGCTTCTCTCTCATAACAAACTAATGACCAGAGATAACCTCTCTAAAAGAGGCTTTGAAAAATCTCATGAATGTGTCTACTGCTCTGAGAGAGAGTCTATACAACATCTATTTTTTGAATGTGTTGTTGCTAAGCAAATATGGAAATATGTTTCAGATTTCTTCTCCTGCTCCCTAGGGGCTGATTACCTTTCTATTGCTAGATTTTGGATAGCCAATAAGAAACACACCGCTCTAAATACTATTTGTGCATGTGTATTATGGGCTATCTGGAAACATAGAAGTTCCTGTGTCTTTAGAAATGTAATGTGGATTGATTTGAAACAGATCTGGAACTTGATACCGGGGCTCTTGTGGCTGATTCTTCTCAAGGACGTTGCTCGCCTAAAGATGGAGGAATTCATGACCAGAGCTACCCTGATCCTGAACACCCCTTTCCAGATCGCAGTAGGGTAGTTGAGCTTGACAAAAACACTGAGGGTGTTTTTAGTCAGGTACTTCTTACCAAGCTGAACCTGGGGAGGATGTCAAACCCGCCTTCTGACGCTATGTAATCATCCCCGCCCAGGAGCCCAGGCAGCTTCACTTGCAAGCATACGCTGCTGAGTCCTGTGACGCCGCTGGACCTCCCGGGCTCCCCTGCCCAGCCATCAAAAAAGGTCAGGCGCCCCGGCGTTGCTCCCGCTGGAGTATAGAAGATGATGATCTCGCAGCTGTCGGAGACCAAGCAAGACAACTGCGCCATCCTGGAGATCCCAGCCTGAGCAATGCCAATCTGGCTAGCCACTGTAATAGCTAGCTTGCTGGTCCTTGGACTGTAATAATGTGCACCTTCTTTTTCCCCCTTACTGAACTTGCTTTACAAGCTGTTGTTACCTGAACTCTGGTTCCGTTATTAATAATGGAACCAGGGGGCGTTGGCCCTCCTATTATTCTGAAAAACCCTACGATTTTGCCTTCCTCCGACGGCGGTAGCCGCTGAGAGTGTCAACCTTGCTCCCGACCATGCTCTCGTCCACCCCTCGTATGTGACCGTCCTTGGGTTCGCATTAGGATTCCTCGGGCATATCTGCAATGTGAAGATCATGACGGAAACATGAGGTCCTAGTGGTCTACGTCGAGATAAGGAGGATGTTGGTGACCTCTTGAAACACCTCAATCTCCATGAGGATGATGGATTAAGTTAAAGTCCACAAAAGTAAGGGTTTTAGTTCATTTTCTCTATACTCAGACATGAATCCTGCAAAAGAGGTTCTTTGGCGTGTGATTGAGGAAAATTTCTTCACCATACAATTCAGGTGCATGGGGGACTCGAACACGGTGATGCTTAATGGCCCCTAGCAGTTCTGAAATCAGGTTGTGATAATTGAGGAATAAGAGGGTTTCAAAAATCCTAAACACTAGCTCTGATAAGATTGAAGTGAGGGCAAGGGTCTTGAAGCTATTAGGTATTTACCTCATCAAGGTGGCGATCAAGGGTATGTGCCGAAAGATGGGTAAGATCCTAAAATTCCATATCCAACTCTCAGCTGGATATGTTGGGGGCTTTGTTCAAGTAAAAGTTAGACTTTATGTGAATAAAAAGTTGGAAAGATTTGTGTCGATTACCAGGGCTGGAAAGAAGGATTTGTACCACCTCAAATATGAGAAACTCCCGATTTTTTGTGCCAACTGTGGATTGTTAGGTCATTGGTATGAATAATGTTGAACATGAGAGCATGACATGTTGAAATTTGAGTGGGGCGGCTTCATCTCCTTTCAGAAGAGATTTTTAAAGAGGATCCTACACAAAGAATGATGGTTATGGAGAGAACAAAAAAGGAAGGGGTGGCAGCACACCAGGCATCCGGCATTGGAATGCCATGTCTGACCAAAGGGAACCTCCAAACCTGGATGAAGTAATTCCTAAGGCACAATTGCCATGGAATTCTAGTATGGCGAATAAAAAAACATGAAACAATGGTAGTATGTCAAATGATAGAATTATGCAAAATATCCCACCATCAGCAAGGAAGCATTTGCCTTTAAACTTCGGTTATGGTTCTGAACATACTCAAAACTTAGAAGGTGCTTAGTCCTAGTTGACGGGACGTCCAAAGTGGGAAAACTTTTGACCAGTTCTATGGGAGCATATAGGTGCTTTCGACCCTTCGTTAACGCCCAGAAAATATGAACAAAAGAGGCACAAGGGAGTTGATGAAGGAGCAGTTGATATCTCAGAATTATCTAAACATGGAAAGTGAATGatagcctccttcgaggaggactGCAGAAGCATAATGAGGATCATAACCTTGTTGGACCTTGGGTAATGAACCGGTAGGTCACATGCTCCTAGACCTCCATAAGCGATATTACcctgatttgttatttttgttggaGACTCACCTCAACGATTATCTGGTTGATTGTTTACATAAGCATCTAAAGATGGACCTGAATTTGATGAACCCTAGTGATGGAAGGAGAGTGGGAGTTTTAATGCTCTAGAGGAAATAAGTAAAAATAAGTCAATTGTTCTCACACCCAAACTACATCGATGTGAAGATTGAAGAAGGGAATGAACAAGTGTGGAGGCTGACTATACAAAATATGGGGTCAATACGAGCTTTTGCATCATCAATATAACCTAACTTGGAGTCCTTATTGGTTATTTCAATGCAATCCTTTATAATCATGAGAAGGAAGGAGGAAACCCATAAGGTATATGAATGCTTTTATATATGCAATGGATGTATATGATCTACACAATCTTGGGCATGAGGGTGAAACATTTACATTGCAACGAGGAAATATACATGAACGGATGGACTGTGTGGTGGAGACAAGTGATGAATGATGTTGTTCTAGCTAATTTTCCATTTAGTTAGACTACAAACATTTGCTTTTAGTTACTGATCAAGAAAATCAACTAAACCGAATACTCAAACCGGTTAAGAGGTCCGAAGTCCATTGGTTGCAAGAGGAGAAATTAAATGATGTTGTACATGAGGCTTGGGATGATGTCATGCCACATGCGCTAGCAACGGGCGTGAAGGACCATCTGGTTCATATGAATGCAAAAGTTGCAAGAGTGGGACAACCAAAATTAAAGAAACCTAAAAAGTGGCTAATGCGGGCGTAGCGGGAATTGGACCACATTATGTCAAGACCAATGACCGATGACAGTAATGAGCAGAGGAGGAATCTTTCCTATGTCATTGAGCAACTATTGGTGCAAGGAGGAGTTTCATTGGACACAAAGGGTGAGTGCAAACTGGCTGACCGGCATACCTCCTTTTCATGCATTCGTGTCGGCTCCCAATAAATGAAATCCTGTTATGAGGTTAAAAATGTTGATGGTGACTGGATGGAAGGTACATACCTCATGAATCATCTGATTCTTGATTATTTTGCTAATTTATTCTCCTATAAAGTTAATCAAACATATCAAAAGTTGTTAGATAAAATTGCTCCAAAGGGTATGCAAAAGATATGAATAATATGCTGACGACTCCCTTTACATCCGATGATGCGAATAAGGTTGTGTTTAGAATAGGTGATTGAAGGATAAAAAATTGACTAGtgggagggggtgaataggagattttaaAAAGTTTCTTGGATAAAAGCAAGTTTCTTTAAGAAGCGAAGTGAAATTATCTCTAAGGCAGAAACTAGACAGGAATATAACTGCAGAAGTAAATGACTTCGAGAAACAACTAGCGACTCAATAGAGATAAATCTAACATGACATATGATAGAAGAACAACTAAGTAGAGACAAAACTAAACAGGTGAGCATACAAGCATACAAGAGATAAATCTGTCACTATCATGGCAATCAACACATAGGTAAATATATAGCAGTTTCAAAGAACCGATCATATAAAAATAAGTCTAGGGAAAAGTTCATCGCAAACAGAGGCAAACACAAAGAAGATCAttgaagcacattgatgtcattttTAGAACCCAGCGTGCCAATGAAAGAATGCCAAATCTGCCACaacttcaagtatgatggtggcTTTTTTGGTGTGACCTTAGTACTGCCCACACAAACCTTTGGGGAAGTTCTTCCATCTCTAGTGCATACATTCAATTAATGGAGTATACCTGGGAATCCTCTTGATGCTCCAATTGCCAACAATTTTTCTGTGTCCTCCATAGTTGTTTCTCTCAGGTACTCTGATCCAAACACCTTCACCACGGTGCGTGCAAATTGCACCGGGGTGTTCAAGCATGTGGTCTCTCCCATCCTGATTTATGTATCAATGACATCTACGACCTTACTATAAGCAAGCATTCTAAGAATTGTCGTGCATTTCTGCAGAGGAGAGAAGGAAAGTTGGCCGCAACaattcttcatcagcttgaagttGTCATCAACCTTCTCCACGACAGTCAGTACACGCAAGAACAAACCTGTCCTCATATGGAAAGCGACGCCGAAAGAAACCTTCATTGTATGTTCGCTTCAGTGTGAAGTAGTCCGTGCACGGAAGCCGTGCACCGACGATCATATCCCGGGTAATAACTCCCCTGTCCTTTCTCGAACCCTTGAAGTTCAATACGTTATCCTCTTCCTTCTGCATTTcttcttggatgctcatcatcgtCACATTTCAGCATCTTCATATATAACTTCATTAAGGCCTGTGTTTCCATAGGCATCATTCGACGGCCAATCCATCGGCGACCTACAAATGACCAAAAGAATAAAAACATTGCTCAAACATTTCATTCAACACATAGAGCATGAGGTGTATGCCTGGATGTGTAGCACACATCGGGGTATCGTCTGGTGGCGGCACAGTCGATGGCTTTGTGTGTTTGGTGCTTCGTTGACAGCGATGTGGGTTGGGGACAACAACGGAGAAACGATGGCGGCGGAGCTACGATTGCGGTAGCGAGGAAGAGACAGAAAATAGGAGAGGAACATTGGCAGATCAGGAAAGGAGGAGCACATCTTCAAGCGATTTGACACGGGCCCTTGCAGTCAGTCTGTCCGGGCGCCTCCATATGCACCACACATATGAGCAGGGTACGGGGGTTGCCGGTCAACCTAGACGTTTGGGCTGGACTTGCCCGATCCGGTTGAATAGTGTTTTTTTGTCCAGGCAGTGATTGGGCAGACAACCCGGATATATTGGGGGCGGATATGGTACGCCGGGTTGTAGATGCTACTGAGGAGCACACCAATGGGTGAGATGGTGACTAATTGTGGGGAACTGCACAGTAAGCCTTAGAGATTGGATCGCCATTTTATTTGTAGGAGAAAGTCATTTTTTTAGGGGTAGGAGAAAGTCATTTAAACTGAAAAATGCTGTTTTCATGGGCCCAGGAGACATTTGGCCCAAGCGGACACCACCTCTCCATTCCCCAATCATTCGGTTCGTCACTCCTCTCCTCCCCAAATCAAAACCCTCGCCGTCTCCCCCTGTCCCGTCCACCGGCGGCCATGGACCCGCAGGTGACCCTCAACATCAGGAGGAGCGATATTCTCGCCGCCGGCGAAGACCCCGAGACGCTCGATGCTGGCTCAAATCTGCTGCTGTACACCCTGTACGACTTCCTCCCGGCCCCGCCCGTCTCCCCGCCGCCGCACGCTCGTTCGCCGCCGCGTCCTGGGTCCCCGACGGCGTCGACCGCATCAGCTTCCTCCCCGACACGGTCCTCCGCGAAATCCTCTCCCGCGTCCCCGCCAAGGACGCCGCGCGCACCGCCGCCCTCGCCTCGCGCTGGCGCCACCTCTGGCGCTCGGCGGCCCTCGCTCTCGTCGACAGCCACCTGctcccgggcggcggcgcgcgcgggcagCTCGTCATCGGCGCCCCCTCTCCCCGCGCCGTCACCGCCACGGTGTCCCGCGTCCTCGCGGAGCACCGGGGGCCCTTCCGCTGCGTCCACCTCACCCGCACCACCATGGATGAGCACCGGGGCGAGATTGTGCGCTGGCTCGACACCCTCGCCGCCAAGGGGGTCCAAGACCTCGTCTTTGTCAACCGCCCCTGGCCGATTGACCTGCGCCTCCCCGCCACGCTCTTCAGCTGCGCCCCCCTCACCCGCCTCTACCTCGGCGTGTGGAGGCTCCCGGAGACCGCCGCCGTGCCGCGCGGCGCCAGCTTCCCCAATCTCAGGGAGCTCGGCCTGTGCTTGTATGCCATGGAGGACCGTGATCTCGCATTCATGCTTGAAAGATGCCCCGTCCTGGAGATACTCGTCATGATGGCAAGCCAGAGCGGAGTGCGCCTCCGCCTCGTCAGCCAGAGCCTGCGGTGCGTTCAGCTGGGCTTCACCTACTTGGAGTACATCGACGTGGTGGATGCACCTCGCCTGGAGAGGATCTTCCAGAGGGAGATCACTAGCCCCAGCCTCTGCGTCAAGAAGCACTCTTCCAGGATCAAGATTGGACGTGCACCTAATCTGCGTATGCTGGGATACCTTCTGCCAGGAGAGCAAGAATTGGGGATTACCAACACCGTCATCGTGGTAGTACATCCTACTAATTTAATTTGCTTTGTAGCTGTGCTGTGTCAATTAATACTGCCAATGTATGATCTCAAATTCT
Coding sequences within:
- the LOC123076509 gene encoding F-box/FBD/LRR-repeat protein At1g13570 yields the protein MGEMVTNCGELHRDIWPKRTPPLHSPIIRFVTPLLPKSKPSPSPPVPSTGGHGPAGDPQHQEERYSRRRRRPRDARCWLKSAAVHPVRLPPGPARLPAAARSFAAASWVPDGVDRISFLPDTVLREILSRVPAKDAARTAALASRWRHLWRSAALALVDSHLLPGGGARGQLVIGAPSPRAVTATVSRVLAEHRGPFRCVHLTRTTMDEHRGEIVRWLDTLAAKGVQDLVFVNRPWPIDLRLPATLFSCAPLTRLYLGVWRLPETAAVPRGASFPNLRELGLCLYAMEDRDLAFMLERCPVLEILVMMASQSGVRLRLVSQSLRCVQLGFTYLEYIDVVDAPRLERIFQREITSPSLCVKKHSSRIKIGRAPNLRMLGYLLPGEQELGITNTVIVAGSKENIVPSVQILAIELHFGVRDAVKKVSGFLRGFPNLETLHVQSVRVSEKSTGKVNLKFWQEGGPIKCVVEGMKKVFFYEFRGSKSEVAFLKFIAERGRVLEQMVVVVAIECFSSGDNVNAKLKPLASAKWKSKTCKLQLFKTTLTAGGGPAYSHPQLLILDVLTLLTSSTTTKQKGSL